A stretch of the bacterium genome encodes the following:
- a CDS encoding FtsQ-type POTRA domain-containing protein, with protein sequence MQERRVRRQRGTAPALPSEVGRARRPIFQAHGEAPKRPKLWRKWFVRAGSIAAILSLVWMLFLSSWFDVRGFEVKGSTSISAEDVQKTFDQYVRQHPTERNIFFFNSQRFKEALQKSYPTITQLNINRTLFLKVTVSLRESNAALIWQVGNTNWILGDDGRILERASGAEQQLGVVQDTAQLPVKTGDKVVDRNFVSFVRQLNALAPQNNIFISSVVVRNTTIEIDLRIQNNILVKCDSTRGVREQLDAIRKTLDTADRTRTPITQYIDVRIPGRAFYK encoded by the coding sequence ATGCAAGAACGGCGCGTGCGTCGACAACGAGGCACCGCCCCAGCCCTTCCCAGCGAAGTCGGGCGAGCTCGTCGGCCAATCTTTCAGGCTCACGGCGAAGCACCCAAACGCCCCAAACTATGGCGCAAATGGTTCGTGAGAGCCGGTAGTATCGCTGCTATCTTGAGTCTCGTATGGATGCTATTCTTATCGAGCTGGTTCGACGTACGAGGGTTCGAAGTCAAAGGCAGTACCTCAATCTCTGCTGAAGACGTACAAAAAACCTTTGATCAATACGTCCGCCAACACCCAACTGAACGCAATATTTTCTTCTTCAATAGTCAGCGCTTTAAGGAGGCATTGCAAAAATCATACCCCACTATCACCCAACTGAACATAAACCGAACACTGTTTTTGAAAGTCACCGTGTCTCTGAGAGAGTCAAATGCCGCGCTCATTTGGCAAGTCGGGAATACGAACTGGATATTAGGGGACGATGGCCGTATTCTCGAGAGAGCGTCAGGGGCAGAGCAGCAGCTTGGGGTCGTGCAAGATACAGCCCAGCTACCCGTAAAAACAGGGGACAAAGTAGTAGACCGAAACTTTGTGAGTTTTGTGCGTCAGCTGAATGCCCTTGCCCCACAAAACAATATCTTCATCTCTAGCGTAGTAGTACGCAATACAACAATCGAGATTGATCTTCGAATACAAAATAATATTTTGGTGAAATGCGATAGCACTAGGGGAGTACGAGAACAACTTGATGCAATTCGCAAGACACTCGATACTGCCGATCGAACGCGAACGCCGATTACACAATACATCGATGTGCGCATACCGGGCAGAGCCTTCTACAAATAA